The Leptospira saintgironsiae genome contains the following window.
ATATAGTTCCAGACTATTTCGAGTCGTTACACTTGCTCATAATTTCTGTGACATAACTGAAAGTATCATTTTATAGAATTCAAAATAGGCAGTAAATTCGGCAGAGAGATAAAATTCTCAAAGCAAATCGGAGAATTTCTATATTCTATAAAAATTCTCTATTCTGTACCGGCTACGGTGGGATCCTTGTAATATAGCATCAACTATACTTTACAAATAGTCCAATATATAAAACTTTGGTACATTATATTGGTCAGCCTTAATTTGGGCAGGTCCAATATATAAAGGTTCGATTTCGATGAGTCCATCCGATCTGGAAGCAAAATTAAAAGGTCTGAGTTTAGAAGATTCTTTGGCGAAAATCTCCCAAGAATTTCCGGGACAAGCAGTGTTCTCTACTAGCTTCGGTCTAGAAGATCAGGTAATTACTCACTCAATCTATTCCCAAAATTTGGACATTCGTATCTTTACATTGGATACAGGTAGATTGTTCACCGAAACTTACGAACTTCATAAACGTACGAATGGAATGTATGGTAAACGTATCCAAACATTCTTCCCAGATGCACAAGCGGTAGAAGATCTTATTAATGAGAAGGGCCCCGATTCCTTCTATGATTCTATAGAAAATAGAAAAGAATGTTGTCATATTCGCAAAGTTGTCCCTTTAAACAGAGCTTTAGAGGGAGCAAAAATTTGGATCACCGGAATTCGTAACGATCAATCCGGTTCCAGAGAAAATTTAACTAAAGTGGAGTTGGATGCAGGAAGGGATATTTTGAAATTCCATCCTATCCTGGATTGGTCTTGGGAGAATGTACAACAGTACGTTCAAGACAAACATATTCCATATAATCCTCTTCATGATAAGGGATATCCCAGTATCGGATGCGCTCCTTGTACGAGAGCGGTCATGGCGGGCGAAGATTTTAGAGCCGGCCGTTGGTGGTGGGAGAATGAATCCACGAAAGAATGCGGACTGCATTGGGTGGATGGAAAACTGGTAAGAAAAAAAGGATCAGAAGTATGACGACTAGAACTCGATTGTCGCATCTCCAACAACTAGAAGCGGAGTCCATTTATATACTTAGGGAAGTAGCCGCTCAATTTGAAAGACCTGCGCTTTTATTTTCAGGGGGGAAGGACTCGATCACTTTGGTGCATCTTGCGCTAAAAGCTTTCCGTCCAGGAAAATTCCCATTTCCTTTGGTTCATATTGATACAGGGCATAACTTTCCAGAAGCATTACAATTTCGTGATGATCTTGCAAACCGTATCGGAGAAAAACTGATCGTTAGATACGTTCAGGATTCCATAGACCAAGGAAAAGCTGTAGAGGAAAAAGGAAAATTCCCAAGCAGGAACGCAATCCAAACAGTTACATTATTAGATACTATCGAAGAATTCAAATTTGATGCATGTATAGGCGGAGCTAGAAGGGACGAAGAAAAGGCACGCGCGAAAGAAAGAGTATTCTCCGTGCGCGATGAATTCGGAAGCTGGGACCCTAAACTGCAAAGACCAGAACTTTGGAATATTTATAATGGAAAGATCCATGTAGGAGAGAACGTAAGAGTTTTCCCTATTAGTAACTGGACGGAGCTGGATGTTTGGGAATATATCAAATCAGAAAATATCCCTCTTCCTTCATTATATTTCTCTCATAGAAGACAAATTGTATGGAGAGAAAATGTAGTATTCCCTGTTTCAGAATTCGTGACCTTAGATTCTTCCGATAAGGTAGAAGAGAAAACTGTACGTTTCAGAACTGTTGGTGATATGACTTGTACTGCAGCAGTAGAATCTGAAGCAAATTCCTTAGATGATATTATTCGTGAGATCCAAACTTCCAGAACAACTGAAAGAGGATCCAGATTGGACGATAAGCGTTCCGAAGCTGCGATGGAAGAACGCAAAAGAGGCGGTTACTTCTGATGGACTTATTACGTTTTATTACTGCTGGAAGTGTAGACGACGGAAAATCCACATTGATCGGTCGTCTTTTGTACGATAGCAAATCAGTATTCCAAGACCAGTTGGAAGCGATTGAAAAAACAGGCCAAGTAAATGGTCAGATCAATTTAGCACTTCTTACAGACGGACTTAAGGCAGAGAGGGAGCAAGGGATCACAATTGATGTGGCCTATAAATACTTCTCCACTCCTAAAAGAAAGTTTATCATCGCAGATGCTCCGGGGCATATCCAGTACACTCGAAACATGGTGACTGGCGCTTCTAACTCTGAGCTAGCAATTATTCTGATCGATTCTCGTAAGGGAGTGATCGAACAAACTTACAGACACTCTTATATCGCTTCTCTATTAAAAATTCCTCATGTAGTTATCTGTGTGAATAAGATGGACTTAGTGGATTTTTCCAAAGAACGTTTCCAAGAGATTGTAGAAGATTATAAAAACTTCGCTTCCGATCTGGATTTTAAAGGGTTGGAGTTCATACCAATTTCTGCCCTGAATGGGGACAATGTTGTAGATACTTCTCCAAACATGACTTGGTGGAAAGGTAAAACTCTTCTGGGTTATTTAGAAGATCTAGAGATCGAAGTAGATGAGACCAAACATGAGCCTAGATTTCCAGTTCAATACGTGATCCGTCCTCAAACGGAAGAGCATCATGATTATAGAGGATATGCTGGCCAGGTCAGGAGTGGCGTTTTCAAAAAGGGAGATGAGATTGCAGTTCTTCCAAGTGGTTTACGCTCTAAGATCAAATCTATTCTAACACACGAAAGAGAAGTGGAAGAAGCTTTTGCTCCTATGTCTGTTACTATTCTTCTGGAAGACGAAATAGATATTAGTCGCGGTGATATGATCGTAACCGATAAACACCAGCCGGTTGTTTCCCAAGATCTGGAAGCTGAACTTTGTTGGATGGATGCCAAGTCTTTGGTTCCTGGAAATAAATATCTTTTAAGACAAACTACAGGCTCTGTAAAATCCGCAGTTAAGGAAATATCTTTTAGGATAGATATCCAAACTCACGAAAAATTAGAGTCTTCTCAACTTGCTTTGAATGAGATTGGAAGGATCAAGATCAGAACTGCGAAACCTATTGCATTCGATAGTTATTCCGAAAATCGCGGAACTGGAAGTTTCGTATTAGTAGATGAAGGTACGAATAATACCGTTGGCGCCGGAATGATCGTAGGAGCCTACTGATCTAATTTAATGAATACCGAAGTAGGAAAAGTATATTTGGTGGGTGCAGGTCCCGGAAATCCGGAATTAATGACCTTAAAAGCCCTTAGAATATTAGAAAAAGCGGAAGTAATTCTGTACGACGCTTTATTAGATTCTTCCTTTTTGGAATATTTTCCTTCTTCTTGTCTTGTCCATTATGTAGGTAAAAGGGCGGGGCAACATTCCGCCACCCAAGAAGAGATCCAAGAGCTGATAGTTCGATATTCTCTCCAAGGTAAAACCGTAGTACGTTTAAAAGGAGGAGATCCTTTTGTATTCGGTAGAGGTGGAGAAGAATTACTCACTTTAAGAAAACATAAAATTCCTTATGAAATTATTCCTGGTGTAAGCGCATTGAGTGCAGGATCTTCCGGTGCAGGTTTTCCTTTAACACATAGAGGATTGTCCAGACAGGTTCTGATCATGGACGGTCACACTGTTTTACAGGAAGATACTGATTGGAAATGGTTTGCTGAGTTCAAGGGCACGATCGCTCTATTTATGGGAACTTCTTCCATTGTACAGATCTCTAAAAATTTGATCGATAACGGAGCTTCTTCTCTTGTTCCAGTAGCTTTGGTAGAAAATGCGAGTTTAAAAAACCAAAAGACAACTGTGACTAGCTTGGGTAGAATTATAGAAGAAGGTTTATCCAAACAAAGTTCCGGACCTGGAATTATTTATATAGGCCCTGTTGTACATCTGATCGGAGAAAATCCTGAACTAGATTTTCAGGGATTTGCTTCTCAAGGAGAAGGGGTATGAACCAACTTCTCCCAGTTTTTATAAAATTAGAAAATAAAAAAGTGTTAGTAGTCGGCGGGGGTAATGTTGCTCTCGAAAAACTTCAACATTTGAAAGATACTGGATGTAAGCTAACAGTTATCTCTAAAGAATTCAAACCAGAAACTGTTCGTTTACTTTCTTTCATTAAAGATGCAAAAATAGAAACAAGAGAAGTTCAGATCTCTGATCTAAATGATTTTGATCTAGTATATTCTGCTACAAATGATAGGCAGACCAACCGTGACCTGGTGGAGTACGCCAAACAAAAAAAGATTTGGATCAATTGTGCAGATGATCCTTCTCTGTGCGATTTTTATTCTTCTGCATATTTTGATAGGGGGCCGATCCGTGTGGCGGTTTCCACTCAAGGAGGGTTCGCTGGGCTTGCAGGAACCATCCGTACGATTCTTGAAGAGATCCTTCCTGAGGATCATGATCCAGAATTGGAAAATTTATTAGAAATCCGTAATTTAAGTAAGAGTAAACTGGGAGATCCTGAAAAAAGAAAAGCGGCTCTCAAATTTCTTCTTGGAGAGTTTAAAGAAAAATATCTCTCCACGGATGCGAAATCATAGGAAAGCTATAATCCAAAAGGACGATACGATCGATGTCAGAACAAAAAGAACTTAGCGAAGTCGAGCATATTAAAACCACCTCTAAGGGACTAAGAGGAAAAATCGGTACTGCTATCGAAACAGGTGCAGATGGATTTGAGGAAGATGATAAACAATTAATCAAATTCCACGGAATGTACCAGCAAAAGGACAGGGACCGTAGAAAGGATGATGCTGGAGAATTTATAGAGAACCCAACCTCTTTTATGATCCGAGGAAGGATCCCTGGCGGAAGACTTACTTCGGACCAATACATGGTTTGGGACGATCTTGCTGATAAATTCGGCGGTGGAGCTTTACGTTTAACGACTAGACAGTCCATTCAAATGCATACGATCCTTTTAAAAGATCTGAAACCGATCATGCAAGCAGTTCATAAGGTGAATCTTTCTACCATGGGAGCATGCGGTGATGTTGTGCGTAACGTGACTCAGGCTTTAAATCCTTGGGGAAATAAAGAACTTACACAATTAGATCCGATCGCTCAATTATTATCCGATCATTTTAAATATAAGAGTAATGCATACGCCGAACTATGGTTAGGCGAGAGCCAACTTAATAAAGAGGATGAGCCGGATCCGATCTATGGAACTACTTATCTTCCTAGAAAGTTCAAAATAGCTGTTACACTTGCTGGTAATAACTCAGTCGATATTTATACGAACGATATGGGATTCGCGGCTACATTGGATGCAAATGGTAAAATAGACGGTTATTTCGCTTTTGCGGGTGGTGGACTCGGGATGACTCATAATAAGCCTGAGACTTATCCTAGAGCTGCTGACTTACTTGGTTGGATCCCTGAAAAAGATCTGATCTCCGTTGCAGAAGGTATCGTAACTTCTCATAGAGATTTCGGAGATCGTACTAACCGCAAACATGCTCGTTTGAAATATGTTTTAGCGGAGAAGGGCGTGGAATGGTTCCGCTCCGAAGTTGAACGCAGATCCGGTGCAAAATTCGATATCGATCGTAAACTTCCTAAATGGGAAACTCCAAATTATCTGGGTTGGACAGAAAGAGCAGATGGAACTCTTGCATTAGGATTCCATACTCTTTCAGGAAGGATCAAAGACTTCCCTGAGAAACCATTAAAAACTGCTTTGAAAGATATTATTTCTGGTTTTAACCTGAGTGTGCAGGTAACTGCGGATCAGGATCTAGTTTTGATGGGAATCAAAAAAGAAGATAAGGTAGTATTAGAATCTAAATTAAAAGAATATAATATTAATCCAGCTTCTCCTAAACCTTTGTATGACCGTGCGCTTGCATGTCCTGCGCTTCCTACTTGCGGTTTAGCATTGACTGAATCCGAAAGGACTTTCCCTCAATTATTGGAATCTATCCAAAAAGTGATCGATAAATTGGATCTGAATGATAGAGCCCCTATCGTAAGAATGACTGGATGTCCTAACGGTTGTGCAAGACCTTATTCCGCAGAAATCGGAATCGTTGGCCAACAAGCTGGAGGAAAATATTCCTTATTCTTCGGAGGAAATCCAGAAGGAACCAAAGTGGGTGACTATGTTGCTAAGAAGGTTCCATTCGCAGACATTCCTGTCCAATTAGAGAAAGCATTCGAAGTTTGGAAAAACGAAGGAAACGCGAATGAAAGATTTGGAGACTTTGCTGCTCGATATTCCTTAGATAAGTTTAGGGAATTGTTAGGAGCGATGTAATCTTCAGCGATGTGTTTCACTTTGAAGGAGCGCTCCAATCGGGGCGCTTTTTTGTTTAGAAAAACATCTCCAGGGTTTCAAACTTCCACTTCCAAACTTTCTGGGAAGAAAATCCAGCAAGTAAAAGTCCGGATCCGTACTGCAAAGCAGATGTAATTGATCCTAATTTATCCGAAGTATTGTCCATCAAAGAGAGACTGATATCTCCTTCTTCATTCATCGAAAGAATATAAGCTAATTCTCCTTCTAAGGGTTTGAAGAAGAATGGAAGTGCAGCGATTGCCTTTTTCAAAATTGGGAAATTTTGTATCTTATCGATTGCGATATGTCTGGGAGAAGATAAAGCGATCCAGAAATTTCTCTGAGAGTCTGAGCTGATCAATGCTGGGCTTCCTGGAAGATGTGTGATAAGGAACTGGTCTTTGCCTGCCTTCTTCCCTTTTAACCAAATACGAGAAACACGATGCCTATACTTTTCTCCAAAGACCAAAAAATCTTCGAAAGAAGATAAACTGATCCCAGTAGGATGATATAGATCTTCTAGAACTGTTTTTACTTCTTGGGTTCTTGGATCATAAGAAAGAATTCTGCCATTAGGTTTGGATTCCAATTCTTCCAAATAGGAATCTTCATAGGAAAACTTTCTACTTACTTCTGTAAAATAAACAGTTCCATCTGAAGCAATATCTAAACCGTACAGATTTGTTAATGGATTTCCTTCCGAATCTTCTCTCAGAAGTACATTTTCATTACCTTTAGAATCGTAAAATGCAAGTCCTAATCCGGAAACACAGGCGACTAGATTTTCCTTTCCATCAAATACAATTCCTAACGCTCTGCCAGAAGTTTTAGCAAATAGTTCTGTTTGCCCGTCAGTTTTGATCTTATAAATATTTCCATCAGAAGAACCTGTATAAATAGATCCTCTTGAGTCAACCGCAAGGCCGAAAGGTTTCTCGATTGGGGATTTTTCATTTACTACATTAGATATAAATAATATATCTCTTTCTTCTTGGCGAATAATATCATCTGGATCATAATCTGTCGGATCGGTTTTAGCCCAACCGAATAGAATAAATGTACCGAAAATTAGG
Protein-coding sequences here:
- a CDS encoding phosphoadenylyl-sulfate reductase, which codes for MSPSDLEAKLKGLSLEDSLAKISQEFPGQAVFSTSFGLEDQVITHSIYSQNLDIRIFTLDTGRLFTETYELHKRTNGMYGKRIQTFFPDAQAVEDLINEKGPDSFYDSIENRKECCHIRKVVPLNRALEGAKIWITGIRNDQSGSRENLTKVELDAGRDILKFHPILDWSWENVQQYVQDKHIPYNPLHDKGYPSIGCAPCTRAVMAGEDFRAGRWWWENESTKECGLHWVDGKLVRKKGSEV
- the cysD gene encoding sulfate adenylyltransferase subunit CysD, with product MTTRTRLSHLQQLEAESIYILREVAAQFERPALLFSGGKDSITLVHLALKAFRPGKFPFPLVHIDTGHNFPEALQFRDDLANRIGEKLIVRYVQDSIDQGKAVEEKGKFPSRNAIQTVTLLDTIEEFKFDACIGGARRDEEKARAKERVFSVRDEFGSWDPKLQRPELWNIYNGKIHVGENVRVFPISNWTELDVWEYIKSENIPLPSLYFSHRRQIVWRENVVFPVSEFVTLDSSDKVEEKTVRFRTVGDMTCTAAVESEANSLDDIIREIQTSRTTERGSRLDDKRSEAAMEERKRGGYF
- a CDS encoding sulfate adenylyltransferase subunit 1, encoding MDLLRFITAGSVDDGKSTLIGRLLYDSKSVFQDQLEAIEKTGQVNGQINLALLTDGLKAEREQGITIDVAYKYFSTPKRKFIIADAPGHIQYTRNMVTGASNSELAIILIDSRKGVIEQTYRHSYIASLLKIPHVVICVNKMDLVDFSKERFQEIVEDYKNFASDLDFKGLEFIPISALNGDNVVDTSPNMTWWKGKTLLGYLEDLEIEVDETKHEPRFPVQYVIRPQTEEHHDYRGYAGQVRSGVFKKGDEIAVLPSGLRSKIKSILTHEREVEEAFAPMSVTILLEDEIDISRGDMIVTDKHQPVVSQDLEAELCWMDAKSLVPGNKYLLRQTTGSVKSAVKEISFRIDIQTHEKLESSQLALNEIGRIKIRTAKPIAFDSYSENRGTGSFVLVDEGTNNTVGAGMIVGAY
- the cobA gene encoding uroporphyrinogen-III C-methyltransferase produces the protein MNTEVGKVYLVGAGPGNPELMTLKALRILEKAEVILYDALLDSSFLEYFPSSCLVHYVGKRAGQHSATQEEIQELIVRYSLQGKTVVRLKGGDPFVFGRGGEELLTLRKHKIPYEIIPGVSALSAGSSGAGFPLTHRGLSRQVLIMDGHTVLQEDTDWKWFAEFKGTIALFMGTSSIVQISKNLIDNGASSLVPVALVENASLKNQKTTVTSLGRIIEEGLSKQSSGPGIIYIGPVVHLIGENPELDFQGFASQGEGV
- a CDS encoding precorrin-2 dehydrogenase/sirohydrochlorin ferrochelatase family protein, which gives rise to MNQLLPVFIKLENKKVLVVGGGNVALEKLQHLKDTGCKLTVISKEFKPETVRLLSFIKDAKIETREVQISDLNDFDLVYSATNDRQTNRDLVEYAKQKKIWINCADDPSLCDFYSSAYFDRGPIRVAVSTQGGFAGLAGTIRTILEEILPEDHDPELENLLEIRNLSKSKLGDPEKRKAALKFLLGEFKEKYLSTDAKS
- a CDS encoding NADPH-dependent assimilatory sulfite reductase hemoprotein subunit, producing the protein MSEQKELSEVEHIKTTSKGLRGKIGTAIETGADGFEEDDKQLIKFHGMYQQKDRDRRKDDAGEFIENPTSFMIRGRIPGGRLTSDQYMVWDDLADKFGGGALRLTTRQSIQMHTILLKDLKPIMQAVHKVNLSTMGACGDVVRNVTQALNPWGNKELTQLDPIAQLLSDHFKYKSNAYAELWLGESQLNKEDEPDPIYGTTYLPRKFKIAVTLAGNNSVDIYTNDMGFAATLDANGKIDGYFAFAGGGLGMTHNKPETYPRAADLLGWIPEKDLISVAEGIVTSHRDFGDRTNRKHARLKYVLAEKGVEWFRSEVERRSGAKFDIDRKLPKWETPNYLGWTERADGTLALGFHTLSGRIKDFPEKPLKTALKDIISGFNLSVQVTADQDLVLMGIKKEDKVVLESKLKEYNINPASPKPLYDRALACPALPTCGLALTESERTFPQLLESIQKVIDKLDLNDRAPIVRMTGCPNGCARPYSAEIGIVGQQAGGKYSLFFGGNPEGTKVGDYVAKKVPFADIPVQLEKAFEVWKNEGNANERFGDFAARYSLDKFRELLGAM
- a CDS encoding SMP-30/gluconolactonase/LRE family protein, with amino-acid sequence MFHRSLSNPAIRILIPSILLFLIFGTFILFGWAKTDPTDYDPDDIIRQEERDILFISNVVNEKSPIEKPFGLAVDSRGSIYTGSSDGNIYKIKTDGQTELFAKTSGRALGIVFDGKENLVACVSGLGLAFYDSKGNENVLLREDSEGNPLTNLYGLDIASDGTVYFTEVSRKFSYEDSYLEELESKPNGRILSYDPRTQEVKTVLEDLYHPTGISLSSFEDFLVFGEKYRHRVSRIWLKGKKAGKDQFLITHLPGSPALISSDSQRNFWIALSSPRHIAIDKIQNFPILKKAIAALPFFFKPLEGELAYILSMNEEGDISLSLMDNTSDKLGSITSALQYGSGLLLAGFSSQKVWKWKFETLEMFF